Proteins encoded in a region of the Leishmania donovani BPK282A1 complete genome, chromosome 14 genome:
- a CDS encoding glutathione-S-transferase/glutaredoxin,putative produces MFGRGTFSRKVLVGTTVAGFVGVGGGYAMYQRRMRDNRSVTAEAFNAMQDATKLDEAFKKLCDHKEHPLIQFYRYTTCPWCGTVKAFLDYNKIPHECVEVEPMFKTELAESLYKKVPQLRFESKAGDRSYLVDSRIIVDTLSEKMGLGGQLKDEDVDKWRTWARSSLVRFVTLEFNRSLPAAWAGYSYIDSCDTIPYANKLFLKVIGAPVMYLVAMMVTKPRLVKAGLMKPDDDPKQRLHDEVNRFTAEALVDPKSKKPRTFHGGRKPDLVDLDTYGVLQSVRNHRIYNEMVTETQIGPWLEAMDRLMGKA; encoded by the coding sequence ATGTTCGGCAGAGGGACATTTTCCCGAAAAGTCCTCGTCGGCACGACGGTGGCGGGTTTTGTGGGGGTCGGTGGTGGGTACGCAATGTACCAGCGCCGCATGCGCGACAACCGCAGCGTGACCGCCGAAGCCTTCAATGCAATGCAGGACGCCACCAAGCTAGACGAAGCCTTCAAGAAGCTCTGCGACCACAAAGAGCACCCCCTCATTCAGTTTTACCGGTACACCACCTGTCCGTGGTGTGGCACCGTCAAGGCATTTCTGGACTACAACAAGATCCCGCACGAGTGCGTAGAGGTGGAGCCAATGTTTAAGACGGAGTTGGCGGAGAGCCTGTACAAgaaggtgccgcagctgcggttCGAGTCGAAGGCAGGCGACAGGTCGTACCTGGTCGACTCGCGAATCATTGTGGACACGCTTAGCGAGAAGATGGGTCTTGGTGGCCAGCTAAAGGATGAGGATGTGGACAAGTGGCGCACGTGGGCCCGCAGTTCTCTCGTCCGCTTTGTCACTCTCGAGTTCAACCGCTCCCTCCCCGCGGCGTGGGCCGGCTATTCCTACATCGACAGCTGCGACACAATCCCCTACGCCAACAAGCTCTTTCTCAAGGTGATTGGAGCGCCTGTAATGTACCTGGTTGCCATGATGGTCACCAAGCCGCGCCTTGTGAAGGCCGGCCTCATGAAACCCGACGACGACCCGAAGCAGCGCCTACACGACGAGGTCAACCGGTTCACCGCTGAGGCACTCGTCGACCCCAAGTCCAAGAAGCCGCGAACCTTCCACGGCGGCAGAAAGCCGGACCTGGTCGACCTCGACACATATGGCGTTCTTCAGTCGGTTCGTAACCACCGCATTTACAACGAGATGGTCACTGAGACACAGATCGGCCCATGGCTGGAGGCAATGGACAGACTCATGGGAAAGGCCTAG
- a CDS encoding synaptojanin (N-terminal domain), putative: MQANSAAARPAGSQGRHRCAIAVKNNVQYLFVVVPKPKPPPKVELEPLMFFETLPPTTPPAPDPRQTEDMYMPKRDSLEDAMAIPLEVNSSGQLRRSLALPATEFASLEEAQQKCGPFTSFHEYPALFGCLTIDRVYVLVATAVTAAVPLPFAGVIYNVTGTAWVPFEIPGVAPVRVSPTDRVRLREFQEYAFCKGYYYSDDVNVMLPFPFTKPANCAPPDMACDWSYHLREPFSACSLTAACSVLVRGFAGERVCTLKDGTELHLVLLGRQSNVNPGPRYLSRGLNAANGAGNDHYYEYILWKYYGPDTVTFTRHSILRGTIPVHWTTQMTMSLSEPAMIFNSDKAEVLRGSATYFSHMFQELKDVMLLDTNGQTASNPQVRCINLLRLNPKSGEDVLARHFLDAVRASDVVIKQSFPGGSLDLVHVDWLNLIKEYGIDVATSTFWEASMGFLGTTPTAEDSMMTVGMIHRTGKVDRLITQSRFVRLNCADSLDRTNLGCFFTCLQLSIAMLITQRIPYGSFPDSPPVPRLDASEEVAVEGGYAAAFAPMSGAKQTVPKPFMNTWNEARDPQRIPPLMVRALAELFVNNGDCVAMLYTNSAAMHGNILRAVCGMRLQGHNAVIATQRKFENVFEDRKKLRGIELLLGRNQGDHFPSISPVFLLRPVAYTQWACALVVLGVPDNVTTSEVDAAVRRAWDTRVMPQLAVRQLPPIESRALVFTVTLSAASITREQDDVAQSGQQSSLGGMLPEEAIEDATADNRTPPPRKERLAIIEFDPNLCIVVDVASLLRQQGFLPLGNNNCVLAPYAYPVLTANDSNRMTGAVKNVGTSLKRGLTSLMRGLN, from the coding sequence ATGCAGGCcaacagcgccgctgctcgtccAGCAGGGTCGCAGGGCCGCCACCGGTGCGCCATTGCCGTGAAGAACAACGTGCAATACCTTTTTGTAGTGGTGCCGAAGCCAAAGCCTCCTCCCAAGGTTGAGCTCGAGCCGCTCATGTTCTTTGAAACCCTCCCTCCGACGACGCCACCCGCGCCGGATCCTCGACAGACTGAAGACATGTACATGCCGAAGCGGGACAGTTTAGAGGACGCCATGGCGATACCCCTCGAGgtgaacagcagcggccagtTGCGGCGCTCGCTAGCGTTACCAGCGACGGAGTTCGCTTCTCtggaagaggcgcagcagaagTGCGGCCCTTTCACGTCTTTCCACGAGTACCCGGCGCTGTTTGGGTGCCTCACGATTGACAGGGTGTACGTGCTCGTCGCCACAGCCGTCACGGCCGCAGTGCCGTTGCCCTTTGCGGGTGTTATCTACAATGTGACGGGGACGGCGTGGGTGCCGTTCGAAATACCTGGagtggcgccggtgcgtgtGAGCCCAACGGACCGGGTACGGCTGCGTGAGTTTCAGGAGTACGCCTTTTGCAAAGGCTACTACTACAGCGACGACGTGAACGTCATGCTGCCCTTTCCGTTCACGAAGCCAGCAAACTGTGCGCCACCGGACATGGCCTGCGACTGGTCCTACCACCTCCGCGAGCCGTTCTCTGCCTGctcgctgacggcggcgtgctCTGTGTTGGTGCGCGGCTTTGCCGGAGAGCGCGTCTGCACGCTCAAGGATGGCACCGAGCTCCACCTGGTCCTGCTGGGAAGGCAAAGCAACGTCAATCCGGGTCCACGGTACCTCAGCCGTGGCCTGAACGCGGCAaacggcgccggcaacgACCACTACTATGAGTACATTCTCTGGAAGTACTACGGCCCCGACACCGTGACCTTCACACGTCACTCAATCCTGCGCGGCACCATCCCGGTGCACTGGACGACGCAGATGACCATGTCGCTCTCCGAGCCGGCGATGATCTTCAACAGCGACAAGGCCGAGGTcctccgcggcagcgcgacgtACTTTTCACACATGTTCCAGGAGCTCAAGGACGTGATGCTGCTCGATACAAACGGCCAAACCGCGTCAAATCCGCAAGTGCGATGTATCAACCTCCTGCGCCTCAACCCGAAAAGTGGCGAAGATGTGCTAGCGCGGCACTTCCTCGATGCCGTCCGGGCATCCGACGTTGTCATCAAGCAATCGTTTCCAGGCGGCAGCCTCGACCTCGTCCACGTCGACTGGCTGAACCTCATCAAGGAGTACGGCATCGATGTTGCCACCTCTACCTTCTGGGAGGCATCAATGGGATTCCTCGGCACCACGCCCACAGCAGAGGACTCGATGATGACGGTGGGTATGATTCACCGTACCGGCAAGGTGGATCGCCTAATCACGCAGTCACGCTTCGTGCGTCTCAACTGCGCCGATTCGCTGGACCGAACGAACCTCGGCTGCTTCTTTACATGCCTGCAGCTCTCCATCGCCATGCTCATCACCCAACGTATTCCTTACGGCAGTTTCCCAGACAGCCCGCCTGTGCCTCGGCTGGATGCTTCTGAGGAGGTCGCCGTGGAGGGCGGGTACGCGGCGGCCTTTGCGCCCATGTCGGGCGCAAAGCAGACGGTGCCGAAGCCTTTTATGAACACGTGGAACGAAGCCCGCGATCCACAGCGCATTCCCCCCCTCATGGTTCGCGCGCTAGCGGAGCTGTTCGTAAACAACGGCGACTGTGTGGCGATGCTGTACACGAATTCGGCCGCCATGCACGGTAACATCCTGCGTGCTGTCTGCGGCATGCGACTGCAGGGGCACAACGCTGTGATTGCAACGCAGCGCAAGTTCGAGAACGTCTTTGAGGACCGGAAAAAGCTGCGCGGCatcgagctgctgctggggcggAACCAGGGCGATCACTTTCCTTCCATTAGCCCAGTATTCCTTCTGCGACCGGTGGCGTACACGCAGTGGGCGTGCGCCCTCGTTGTCCTCGGTGTTCCCGACAACGTCACCACGAGCGAGGtggacgcggcggtgcggcgcgcgtggGACACCCGCGTCATGCCACAGCTTGCcgtgcgccagctgccgccCATCGAGAGCAGGGCACTGGTCTTCACCGTGACGCTGTCAGCGGCGTCGATCACGCGTGAACAGGACGATGTGGCGCAGTCCGGGCAGCAATCCTCCCTCGGCGGGATGCTGCCGGAGGAGGCAATCGAGGACGCGACGGCGGACAACCGCACACCTCCCCCGCGAAAGGAGCGGCTCGCCATCATCGAGTTCGACCCCAACCTGTGCATCGTTGTAGACGTGGCGAGcttgctgcggcagcagggtTTCCTCCCGCTTGGCAACAACAACTGCGTCCTTGCACCGTATGCGTACCCGGTGCTGACGGCCAACGACTCCAACAGGATGACTGGCGCCGTTAAAAACGTCGGTACATCTCTGAAGCGCGGGCTCACCAGCTTGATGCGCGGCCTCAACTGA